The following DNA comes from Musa acuminata AAA Group cultivar baxijiao chromosome BXJ1-4, Cavendish_Baxijiao_AAA, whole genome shotgun sequence.
CATCATGcaaaatttattaatttatttcacTCAAAGAAGAAAGGATGGTATGTCTGGTAAACAAATCTTCACCGCATCTTGGCATTCCAACATTAAGCTTGAAAATATGCCTTAATGCTGAAAAGAACAACAAGCACACTGGACCTAACAGTAGGTGATTACTTATGTTCTCGAATTAGATCAAGTATTAACCAAAATTCAGTGGACACATAAATTTTTCTACGTAACATTATTTGCTTAAGCACTTAGAGGTCACATAATCTCTCCGGACACTCCGACTTGGAAGTCATAACAATAATCTACCTTACACAAACAGGTCAAGCATGTCCGTATTTCAAACTCCAAACATAAAGCCTATTACCTGAATCACCATATGTTACGTAATTAGAACCATTAAATTCATCAGAATTCCTAAGCCATCAAGAAGCAATATGACAATGACCCAAATGGCATTATAAACCACAAACGAGAAAAAAATCTAAGTGTTCTATGGCAAGTGGGAGCCAACAAGAAGCATAAATCGCAAAAATCTTGTGTGGGAGCCAACAAGAAGCATAAATCTTGTGTGGGAGCCAACAAGAAGCATAAATCGCAAAGAAACCATATGGCAAGTGCTTTATACTGGATCTCACTGTCAACAATAATCAAGTTCCTCCGGCAACAATCTTCCCATCCCCAAACGTAGTGAAAACCAGTATGCCGAACCTATCCGTCCCAGGACCCCAGACAAACCCAAACCCACTCATTTCCCAAATTTCCGCCGATTCCGAAACTCCAAGGAAAATTTCCAATGCTTTGTGCTGAATCAAAATCCTAATCATCGGTTTCGAACAGACAAACAAAGATGACCACCATGTGACCTACCGGTTGCTAGAAAGACGCAAGCTTTGACGGCTAACCGGCAGAAAAGGGATCCAAATCGCAAAGGAAAGCTGGAGAAGAGCAGGATCGCTCACCGACGACATGATCGACGAGATCGGACGCTGGGAAGCCCAAGAGATCGGAGACGACGAGGAAAGAGGCTAAGGTCGGATTTGGGAACGAGAGCGACGCCCGCCTTTGTCCGGACGACTGATACAAGTCAGTATTAATATTCCATCCCCATCATTCCACCAAAACCAAATATATTTAGTACTCTTAACGTCAGCATACCACCTCACCAACAGCGGGACCCATATCATGTCATGTTGTTTCTCCAATCACCAGACAGCTAAACCAATCGAGCAGTCGTCATAACGTGGAAATAGAAAATTGTGCCAATTTCCAAACCCGAATACGACAACTGCGGGTACCGGTCATCCGTTTGTGTCCGCCGTGGACAAACAACGGCGCGGTTGTCTTTGTTGCCTCCACCGCATGCCTGTCAGCCGTTGGATCCGCGCGTGGTTGCGTGCAGCTCCGTTACTGATTCCGATAGATGCTTCTCGCCTCCAACTTGCGGCACGACGTAAATTACCGCTGAATTCGATTCTTAATAGTAATTACATTTAGAGTTCCTCGTAAATGGATCTTAAAATGAAATAGAAATGGTTGAATATGATATACTTTAATTCAGTCATATTTTGTCACCTTCTATTGACCTTCATTTCTTTCATAATTTTTTACATTATATCCATTCAATTTAATGATAATATTTCTAGTTTATAAATAACATGCCACCTCAGCTCAATATCTGTACCAATTAGTGTTGTAGAGggaaagtagaaaaaaaaattaaaaattaaaaaataaattcaaagatcaataaataagaaatatatcataaaatcaaTATAAAATGTTATGTGCGACTCTATCTATCTATTTTTAAAGACTAAATTCTTTAATATACGATATTAATTACACGATTCTTTAGTTATCGTTATGCAAAACATAACTTTCTTTGTATATTCTTTCgcataaatttgaaaaaaaaaaaatttctcaattctCTTTAGATCAAAGCATTCTAAATCTTGATATTCGATGTATTTATAGGGATGAACCTTGATTCTTTAATGAATATTCTTGTTAGAATCCTTAATTAAATCCAGATCTTAATCCAACGAAGAATTTGAATTTAATTATGACTCTTTGGAAGTAGTTAAAACCTATTAAAATACTTATTTAACTCTCACAATTAGTTAGTGCCAAAAATGACGAGCATACAAATTAGGGTCATCAAATAATAGAAATCCTTCCATAATATCATGTTATAACCCACAATAACCTTCTATtctaccaaaaaataaataaattaaaaaaggatATCTTTAGTGCATGAAGACTGttcatataatatacatataaacTACTTCATTAGTACAAATTTGAGAACCAAGACTGACAGACATAGTTCTTTGTGGTACAGCAGTTAATCTTACTAATACAGAACACATTTGTACAGAAGAGTACTTACTGAGAATAAAAGTACACAACAAAGAGACAAATCACATCCATGAAATCTGCAAACATAACTTGGAGACGCATAACATGAAACTTTATTGGCGTTCAACCCTTCGGCGATCACGAGTTCTTGTCGGTCAAACCTTCAGGAGTACAACCTCAGGCGCGACGTTATGGTTGCTCTGCAGATCGGGCATCTGCTCAAGTTCTCACCACACTCTCTGCAAcactgcaagagagagagagagagagaaagagagagagatgaaatgaTCGGATGTTACAGCAATCGGGCATCAGAAGATTGATTGATGCATGTGATGGGGTGGGATTTACCATGTGGCCACAACCAAAGGCCAAGTCCTTCTTATTGGCCAAGCAGATCGGGCAAATCTGCCAAGAAAACAAACCGAAATGATCGATCACATGGCTCCAATCTCCAAGGGTTCGAATGCGGTAAATGTGGTGGTGTTACCTGGTTCTGGTCATCGCTGTTTCTTTCTGAGCTGCTTCGTGCAGGCCTCGAGGAACTCTGTCTTTGGGCGACTGGTAATGGAGGAGGCCGTGGCACAACTCGCTTGGCCTTCCCTGTCACCCGCCTGTACACAGGAGGATTAGAGGCAGCGATCGTTAGAGGAGGTTCGGAATCAGCAATGGCGTACCCACCCAAGAATGCCAAGCTCTAGCGTTGCTTTGTATTGAATGGGAACCTCCATCAGAGCAGCAAGAGCAAAGGCTGCTTCCTTCTCTGCTGCGTTTGCATTTTTGCCCATGATAGCAGTGAAGTTAACAAACTGCATCGTGGAATGGAAGCTAAAAACCAATACGACTTGAACCAAGTCATCTTTGAATCAGCTAGctggaagaagatgaagaagagatcTCGATGTTTCAGGACCTGAAAGTTGTCGAAATCGCGTGCCGGAATCCTGTCATCGAACTTCTTCATGTCATCCCAAGGTCCATCGCCAACTCCAACAAGCACAATGGATAATGGATAAGCGCTACAGGATTTTGACGATGGATGTGATTAGCTCGAAAGCTTGCTTACATATTTGGGCAGAACCATGAGCGATGAACATTTACCTTGCCATCACAATTGAGTCGATGGTTTTCTTCTCTTGTGGGCTGAGATCCCCGTCGTTTATGCCGACGCTTCTGGTGACCTTCACAACAGATCATGCGACCAGTACTCAATGCTTGCTTGATCGAGGAAACATGGGGGGAGAAGAAGCAGCAAAGAGCAGAACCTGGCCGTCTGCAATGATGACCAACACATGGTATTGTCCTCGACTTCGCTCCACGATGTCGACGGCGGCTTCCACGATGGGCGCAAAGGAGGTCGGTCCTACGGGAAACACAGACACAAAGCTGTCAGAGTAGGTTTCGGTCTCTGCGACGTAGAAGATGAAGCGGTAGGTTGAAGAGGCACCTGCGAGTCTCAAGTGTGGAACTATCTTCCTGTAGCAAGCCAACACTTCGTTGAATCCATGGCAAGGAGATTGATCGGGATGGAAGCTGAACACCTCCCGATCATGAGTGGTGTCTGTCATGAGCAAAAATGTCAGAAGAAGAACACGCATGCATTCGGTAGCAGCAGAGCATACGAGGCCTTACGGTCGCCGAACCCGAAGCAAGGAATCAAATTGTCTTCGTCGAACGGAGCCAACACCTTCCCGATTATGGTGATCGCTTGCTCGTAAGGATTCGACCTGCCGCCGATCTTGTGCAAGCTCTGGCCGTCGAAAGAAAGTTTCCCTTGGAAGAATCATGCAGCGTCAGCAGCAAGAACACAGAAAACACAATGCTTCTTTCTGCTACAAACCTGTCCACTCGTTGCTTTTGGTGAAATCGATCCCAAGTATCAGATTCGACGACTCCAGACCTGCTTCTCTCAAGGCAGCGGTGACCTGCGAATTCAGCATCCATTAAACTTACATCTCACCGGTACCGCAGCAACTGTCCATTGCAAGGCTGAACCTGGTCGACCGAGGTGTAGTTGTCAGGGATGAAGGCGTACTTCTGGATAAGTTGACTTCTACGATCGAGGCTTCGGTGGTCGGTGGATGGCCCGGAGGCAGCAGGTCTCGTGGTGGTCCCCTGCCTCTCCGATGGGTCCCGGGAACTTCGCCTCATACTGGGCTGACTCTGACGTTGCACAGGCGACCGGCGGCGAAGTATAACTCGAGCTCGGGTCAACACATTGCCCATGTCAGCATTTGGGagagaggaagagggaggaggtgggATGGGGGTTTGCTTCGTTAAGACTTGACTGGGACATGGTTCATTCCACTGGATAAACCATGTTCCAACTAAGAAGTTGGATGTTTGTCTTCTTATAAAGGAGAGGCAGAGGAAGTTTCTTGGATCCTTCTAGGTGGTGCGCTTTTGATCTTTAGGGAGAATAAATGTTAGTAGTGTGATGCTTCTTCCTTTCAACGAGCCGTATGGCATCTGATACCTTATCTCCGATCTAAGTTATACCTGTTCGGTGTATGTGGATTAAGGAATGACACGGTCGAGGCTTTAGAAACTTCTGGCACGGTCCACGTAAGCATGTGGGCTAGTTATAAGACTTTCTTACGGTCCTGTTATTTAGATTTAAAAACAGAGGATAGGAGATAACAGTTATGGAAGAAGCTATTTGCATTAACATTCTCTCCCTATTCATACAGGAGGAAGGATTtttcttaataaaataaattttttttttattttgttagagaaatcttatctactatcatgcTCCCGTAAGATGATGCTCccatcaaggataccaatcttggatcgatgcaatgcAAAAtgtttacgagcgagaggcttcgtgagtgagtcggctaattgATCAGTCATAtatacatgagaaacacgaagttgacgacggacaacttgatcgcgtacaaagtggaagtcgatagcaatatgttttatATGAGAGTGGAACATCGGATTAACGCATAGATAGGTAGCTCTGAcagtatcacaatatattgtaggagtaaaaTTGATGTTAAGTTCCTTGAGcatatttgtgacccaattgagttttaCAGTAGCAATGACGATgacatggtattcagcttcaattgtagaccGTGCGACTATCTTTTACTTCTGAGAACTCTAATTGATTGGATTTGTGTCAAGAAAGACAATATACCCGAtgtggatattctatcatcaaagttgtctGCCCAATCGGCACCGGCAAAGGCATAAAGATGAAGTGAAGAGTTTTTACGAAGAAAGGagtgtccctttaagatatcgcaggattcgtttgaccgcagactaGTGCATAGTAGATGACCTCTATGtaaactatgataatttattaactacAAAGGAGATGTTTGGACGGGTaagagctaagtactgtaaagagctaacgacttgtcggtattgagtggaTTCCGTAGTAGGACTTCTAttagataatttgagagagccactagCAGAGAGGGGTTGTAACCATATTTGCGTCctacatgtttgtctttgatgACAAATCTTGAAtgcactttctttgtgatagaaagAGACCGAAAGATGTGAATGTAGCTTCTATGCCTTGAAAGTAGTTCAAGGGTCCAAGATCTTTAAGCGAGAATCATTCTGCTAATTGTTTGATAAATACTTGGATTTCTATGGAATTGTTGCctataacaataatatcatccacatataccagaatatatattgtgtctcCATGGTGTTGCCGTAGAAATAACGAGAtatcagatttggagttgatAAAGCCAACTAAAGTAAAAAAGgagccaagttcagtgtaccaagctcgtGGAGCCTAACaaagtctataaatagcttttcgaagtttgcaaacatgccttggacattgaggatgagtgaaaccaggaggttgttgtataaaaacatcttcagttagagtcccctgtaaaaagacattattaacatccaattatcaTAATTGCCAGCCCTTAGTGGtggccagactcaagataagtcaGATTGTAGTGGGCTTAATAATGAGACTAAacatctcagtgaaatcaactctagGTCTTTGATAAAATCCTTTGGCGacgaggcgtgccttatatcgggcaacagagccatctgggttccacttaattcgaaagacccacttacacccgataatATTTTCTGTAGGATAAAAAGGTACTAGATCCtatgttgagttatggaggagagcattatattcctcacacatggaggtacgccaatgcggagatttttgggcttgagtgaaggtggtgggttcaacagtggtggatgaggaatccatgatagcatgtaggtcaaggatttgaCGTGGTTTAAAAATATCACTCTTAGAGTAtgtggtcataggatggttgAAGATTACGAGATTGTGAGGTTGTGTTGTTGGAATAAACAGTGGAGAATCATTTACACAAGTCGGGTCAAGTGGAAGCATGTCAGTATCACTTgatcgagaaggaggtaaagataatgATTGCGTTTCTGAACTTATGACCCCATCAATTTGAGAAGGAaggagtggagtaggaatggaGGGAATGGGAAATTACTGGACTGGAGGAGTAGTAAAGTGTGGATCTGGAGGGGAGGAACTGGACGATGACATAGGAGGCTCGTCTGGTTGGATCGGAGGTATACTCCAGCGAGGAATGATTAGTGAAGCGGTCCGCATGGAAGGATATGTATGATTTTGGAAAGGAAAGATAGACTCAATAAaaataacgtgacgtgatataaagactttgtgagcgtggagattatagcagcggaaagcattatggttAAGAGAATAACCTATAAAGACATAAGGATTAGAtcttgatgttaacttatgagaggcatag
Coding sequences within:
- the LOC135650366 gene encoding E3 ubiquitin-protein ligase RGLG4-like isoform X2, which codes for MGNVLTRARVILRRRSPVQRQSQPSMRRSSRDPSERQGTTTRPAASGPSTDHRSLDRRSQLIQKYAFIPDNYTSVDQVTAALREAGLESSNLILGIDFTKSNEWTGKLSFDGQSLHKIGGRSNPYEQAITIIGKVLAPFDEDNLIPCFGFGDHTTHDREVFSFHPDQSPCHGFNEVLACYRKIVPHLRLAGPTSFAPIVEAAVDIVERSRGQYHVLVIIADGQVTRSVGINDGDLSPQEKKTIDSIVMASAYPLSIVLVGVGDGPWDDMKKFDDRIPARDFDNFQFVNFTAIMGKNANAAEKEAAFALAALMEVPIQYKATLELGILGRVTGKAKRVVPRPPPLPVAQRQSSSRPARSSSERNSDDQNQICPICLANKKDLAFGCGHMCCRECGENLSRCPICRATITSRLRLYS
- the LOC135650366 gene encoding E3 ubiquitin-protein ligase RGLG4-like isoform X1; translation: MGNEIPCAGRSSLRVTDINREISSTTTFPPRHRQSFQGQEAEMHLRSTTRPSSQPPTRQNHPEHRVERLPPSTNLASQPSLRQRSVEDERRHRMKKYSYIPDYYTSLEQVTAALREAGLESSNLILGIDFTKSNEWTGKLSFDGQSLHKIGGRSNPYEQAITIIGKVLAPFDEDNLIPCFGFGDHTTHDREVFSFHPDQSPCHGFNEVLACYRKIVPHLRLAGPTSFAPIVEAAVDIVERSRGQYHVLVIIADGQVTRSVGINDGDLSPQEKKTIDSIVMASAYPLSIVLVGVGDGPWDDMKKFDDRIPARDFDNFQFVNFTAIMGKNANAAEKEAAFALAALMEVPIQYKATLELGILGRVTGKAKRVVPRPPPLPVAQRQSSSRPARSSSERNSDDQNQICPICLANKKDLAFGCGHMCCRECGENLSRCPICRATITSRLRLYS